The sequence GTTCTCCAAGGCGTTCCGCGACGCGCAGATGCCGGTGGTCCACTCCTTCGGCCGGTTCGCGAGCGCGCCGCGGGTGCATGTGGTGGGCATCGACAACGTCGAGTGCGGGCGCATGGCTGCCCGCACCCTGATCGCGCGCGACTACCGCCGCATCGCCTTTCTCGGCGGCCCGCGGGAGGCGACGTCGACCGCCGACCGGCGCCTCGGCTTCTTCGAGGTCACGCGGGAGGCCGGTATTGACGCAAGCGAGAGCTTTGCCACCGCCTATTCCTTCGACGCCGGCCGGGCCGAGATGCTGCGCCTGCTCCAGCACAAACCGGCGGAGGCCTATTTCTGCGGCGACGACGTGCTGTCCGTCGGCGCCCTCTCCGCCATCCAGAGCCGGGGCCTCAGCGTGCCTGGCGATATCGGACTGATCGGCCTCAACGATATGGAAATGGCGGGGTGGGAGAACATCAACCTCACCACCATCCGCCAGCCGGTACGCCAGATCATCGACAGCTCCATCGAGCTCGTCGTCGCGATGCTCGACGAGCCCGGGCGCTATCCCGAGGCGCGGCTCTTTCCCTGCGAGATCATCGAGCGCGGGACACTTCGCCCGCTGCCCTGAACCGCCTCAGCGGAACATCGGCGGACGGGCATCGACCCAGGCGCCGTCGGCCTTCGCCGAGGCCACCGCCGCATGGACCGCCGCCATCGAGCGCAGCCCGTCCTCCGCACTCGGCAGATGGCCCGCGGGCGCGCCCGCGATCCGGTTTGCGAGGTCGAGATAGATGTTGGCGATGGCCAGCGGAAAGCCTTCGGGATGGGCGATGGGCACCCGGCTCAGCCGCTGCGCCTCGTCGGTCAGCCCGGCCTCGCCCTTCTCCATGATCTCCACCCGGCCGCCGAGGCGGTGCAGATAGACCTGGTTCGGCTGTTCGGAGGCCCAGCGCAGGCCCGCCTTCTCCCCGAAGACCTGGATGTCGAGCCCGTGCTGGCGCCCCAGCGCGATGGTCGAGGTCCAGAGCCGCCCAACGGTCCCACTTTCCGTACGGAAGTTCACCATCGCGTCATCCTCCAGCACCCGCCCCGGAACGGTAGAGGCGAAATCGGCCGACAGCGTGCGCACCTCGTCGCCGAGGATGAAGCTTGCCAGATGCAGCGCGTGGATCCCGCAATCGGCCATCTGGCCCGAGACCCCGGCCTGCGCCGGGTCGTAGCGCCAGCGCACCCGCGGATTGTCCGCATCATCGCCTGCCGCATGGTGCCCATGGCTGAAGTTCGCGACGACGCAGCGGATGGCGCCGAGCTCACCGGCGGCGACCATCGCCTTCATCTGCCGCACCATCGGATAAGCGGAGTAGCCGTAGTTCACAGCGCAGATCCGCCCGGTGTCGCGGGCGAGGCGCACGATCTCTTCCCCCTCCGCCACGGTCATGGTCATCGGCTTCTCGCACAGCACATGGAAGCCCGCCTCGAGGAACGCCTTGGTGATCTCGAAATGCGTGTTGTTGGGCGTGGCCACGGTGACGAGGTCGATGCGGTCCGGGCGGTCCCGCTCCGCCGCCAGCATCTCCCGCCAGTCGCCATAGGCGCGGTCGGCGGCCACGCCGAGGCGCTGCGCATAGTCCCGCCCGCGTGCGGGGTCTGCGTCCAGCGCCCCTGCCGCCATGACGAAGCGCCCGTCCGCCTGCGCGCCCAACCGGTGTGCGGGGCCGATCTGGCTACCCTCGCCACCACCGATCATGCCCCAGTTCAGTTTGCTCATGGCGCCCTCACGCAAAGCCGATGGAGTTGAGATACGCCCGGTTCGCCATCGCATCGCGCAGCGGATCGGTGCCTGCGATCGTCGGGTCGCAATCCTGCTCGACCGTGCACCAGCCCTCGAACCCGGCATCGAGCAGGATCCGCCGGACACGCGGGAAATCGACGTCGCCCTCGCCCAGATTGCAGAAGATCCCCTGCCCGCACGCGTCGTAGAAGCCGGTGCCCCGGGCAATCACGTCCGCCTTCACCGCCGGATCGATATCCTTGAAATGCATGTAGCTGATGCGGCCCACATGCCGCTCCATGAACGCCACCGGGTCGTAGCCCGCATAGGAGTGATGGCCGGTGTCGAAGCAGATCTTCAGGATGCGCTCGTCAACCTCGTCGAGCAGCCGCTCCAGCTCCGGCTCGAAGTCGATGAAGCCCGCGGCATGAGCGTGGATGCCCACTGTGAGGCCATACTCCTCCGCCCCCATCCGCGCCACGTGGGCGATCCGGTCGCGGAAGGCGCCCCATTCGCCCGGCTCCATCTTCTCGGCCGCGTCCCAGCGTCCGGCGGTCGGTGCGCGGCGGGGCGAGATCGAGTCGATCAGGACCAGGTGCCGCGCCCCGTGCGCCCTGAGCGCATCACAGGTCCGGCGCGCGCCATCCAACACATCCTCCCACTGCGCGGGGTCATGGAAGGCGCGGAAGACGACGCCGCCGATCAGCTCCAGCCCATGCTCGGCCAGCGCGTCAGCGACCTGCGGCGGATCCTCGGGCATGAAGCCGACGGGGCCGAGCTCGATGCCCGTGTAGCCCGCCGCCGCATTCTCCCGCAGCACGTCGCGCCAGTCGGGATTGCGCGGATCGCCCGCAAACTCCACGCCCCACGAACAGGGCGCATTGCCGATCCGGATGGTCATGAAGCTCCTCCCTGCGGCACGTCCTGCCAGCTTTTCGTTGCGTGTGAGCGGCGCGCGGCCTCGACCACCCGCCAGACGGCGAGCCCGTCGCGGAAGGTGGGCCAGTGCGGTCGTCCCTCGGCGACCGCCTCCAGAAAGTCGCGCGCTTCGATGATGATCTGGTCCTGGTAGCCCGTGCCGTGGCCCGGCCCCTGGCAGAACGGCAGGTAGTCGGGATGCGCGGGGCCGGTGAGGATCTTGCGAAAGCCGCGCTCCGCCTCCGGCCCCTCGGCGCGGTAGAGCCACAGCGCATTCTGATCCTCCTGATCGAAACGGATGGCGCCGCGGGTGCCCGTGATATCGTAGGCGTAGCCCATCTTGCGCCCCATCGCGACGCGGCTGAAATGCAGGTGGCCCATCGCGCCGCCGGCAAAGCGGCACATCATCTGCGCCTGATCATCGTTGGTGACGGCGACGCCGCCACGGGTCGCATGCACCGTCTCGATCTCCGCCATGACCGAGGCCACCGGGCCGATCAGCGCGAGTGCGGCGTTGATCATGTGAGGGGCGAGGTCGCCCATCGTCCCGTTCGCCTCCCCCGTGGTGCGCCAGGTCGCGGGCGCGTCAGGGTCGGCGTAGAAATCCTCGGTATGCTCGCCGCGAAACCACGTCACCTCCCCGATCGCGCCCTCGGCCACGAGCTGCCGGGCGTATTGCGAGGCGGGGGTGCGGATGTAGTTGAAGCCGGTCATGTGGACGACGCCGCTCGCCTCCGCCGCGGCCACCATCGCCTCCGCATCCGCGAGCGACGCGCCCAGCGGCTTCTCGCAGAAG is a genomic window of Pontivivens ytuae containing:
- a CDS encoding LacI family DNA-binding transcriptional regulator, whose translation is MPVTLKEVAERAGVSRSAVSRTFTEGASVSVKTRRKVEKAASELGYSPNALASAMTTGRTKLIGLISNNFRNPLFLEVFDLFTRSLQERGLRPLLVNLTDETDPENSLRLLRQYSVDGVIVASSTLSPEFSKAFRDAQMPVVHSFGRFASAPRVHVVGIDNVECGRMAARTLIARDYRRIAFLGGPREATSTADRRLGFFEVTREAGIDASESFATAYSFDAGRAEMLRLLQHKPAEAYFCGDDVLSVGALSAIQSRGLSVPGDIGLIGLNDMEMAGWENINLTTIRQPVRQIIDSSIELVVAMLDEPGRYPEARLFPCEIIERGTLRPLP
- a CDS encoding Gfo/Idh/MocA family protein; this translates as MSKLNWGMIGGGEGSQIGPAHRLGAQADGRFVMAAGALDADPARGRDYAQRLGVAADRAYGDWREMLAAERDRPDRIDLVTVATPNNTHFEITKAFLEAGFHVLCEKPMTMTVAEGEEIVRLARDTGRICAVNYGYSAYPMVRQMKAMVAAGELGAIRCVVANFSHGHHAAGDDADNPRVRWRYDPAQAGVSGQMADCGIHALHLASFILGDEVRTLSADFASTVPGRVLEDDAMVNFRTESGTVGRLWTSTIALGRQHGLDIQVFGEKAGLRWASEQPNQVYLHRLGGRVEIMEKGEAGLTDEAQRLSRVPIAHPEGFPLAIANIYLDLANRIAGAPAGHLPSAEDGLRSMAAVHAAVASAKADGAWVDARPPMFR
- a CDS encoding sugar phosphate isomerase/epimerase family protein; translated protein: MTIRIGNAPCSWGVEFAGDPRNPDWRDVLRENAAAGYTGIELGPVGFMPEDPPQVADALAEHGLELIGGVVFRAFHDPAQWEDVLDGARRTCDALRAHGARHLVLIDSISPRRAPTAGRWDAAEKMEPGEWGAFRDRIAHVARMGAEEYGLTVGIHAHAAGFIDFEPELERLLDEVDERILKICFDTGHHSYAGYDPVAFMERHVGRISYMHFKDIDPAVKADVIARGTGFYDACGQGIFCNLGEGDVDFPRVRRILLDAGFEGWCTVEQDCDPTIAGTDPLRDAMANRAYLNSIGFA
- a CDS encoding Gfo/Idh/MocA family protein; the protein is MEEIGIGLVGGGYMGKAHAVALSAVGAVFDTRLRPRLEMVAASSPASAERYRAAFGVARAAPDWQALVEDPRVEAVVIASPQSTHRAIAERAFALGKPVFCEKPLGASLADAEAMVAAAEASGVVHMTGFNYIRTPASQYARQLVAEGAIGEVTWFRGEHTEDFYADPDAPATWRTTGEANGTMGDLAPHMINAALALIGPVASVMAEIETVHATRGGVAVTNDDQAQMMCRFAGGAMGHLHFSRVAMGRKMGYAYDITGTRGAIRFDQEDQNALWLYRAEGPEAERGFRKILTGPAHPDYLPFCQGPGHGTGYQDQIIIEARDFLEAVAEGRPHWPTFRDGLAVWRVVEAARRSHATKSWQDVPQGGAS